From the genome of Flavobacterium luteolum, one region includes:
- a CDS encoding lipopolysaccharide biosynthesis protein → MGLYKNLFKQTAIYGLATVLPRMLSFLLVRLYTGILPTAEYGEVSIVLSWMVFFNVVLSYGMETAFFRFYSAEEDKKNVIATSTISIFWTSIIFLFAGLIFRNTLANLAEVDVQYITYTVWILVLDALVLIPFSKLRANQRPMVYAAIKIGNVVINLLLNIFFLMYLPKLAEANPNSIWDNLYVQNFQIAYIFIANLLASLATFIVLSPNYLSLGRKFDPVLWKKMMKYGLPILVAGLAFAVNEHFDKILLGYLLPENLAKSEVGAYSACYKLGLFMVLFATAFRLGIEPFFFSHAKNENAPQTYAVITKYFVILGSLILLGVIVFADVLKYLLLDNKSYWEAMKVVPLIILANFFLGIYNNLSVWYKLTDKTKIGAYISIVGAIVTLILNYLLIPKYSYYGSAIATISAYGSMMLISYVLGNKYYPIPYDMNKIGAYLGVSIVFSIISFYGFREKYYVGIPLLLIFMYMVYHFEKDTIKGIMRRK, encoded by the coding sequence TTGGGATTATATAAAAATCTATTCAAGCAAACTGCAATTTACGGACTGGCAACAGTTTTACCGAGAATGCTAAGTTTTTTATTAGTGAGATTATATACAGGAATTTTACCTACCGCTGAGTATGGGGAAGTTTCAATCGTATTGTCTTGGATGGTTTTCTTTAACGTAGTTCTTTCTTACGGAATGGAAACTGCTTTTTTTAGATTTTACAGTGCTGAAGAAGATAAGAAAAATGTAATTGCAACTTCTACCATTTCTATATTTTGGACCTCGATAATCTTTCTTTTCGCTGGATTGATTTTTAGAAATACACTCGCAAATCTAGCAGAAGTAGATGTTCAATACATTACTTATACAGTGTGGATTTTAGTTTTAGATGCACTGGTTTTAATTCCATTTTCTAAACTTAGAGCCAATCAGAGACCTATGGTTTATGCGGCAATTAAGATTGGAAACGTGGTGATAAACTTATTATTGAATATATTTTTCCTGATGTATCTTCCAAAATTGGCAGAAGCAAATCCAAATTCTATTTGGGATAATTTATATGTTCAAAACTTCCAGATTGCTTATATTTTCATCGCAAACCTTTTGGCAAGTTTGGCAACCTTTATTGTGCTTTCTCCAAACTACCTTTCGCTTGGACGAAAATTCGATCCTGTACTTTGGAAGAAAATGATGAAATACGGACTTCCTATTTTGGTAGCTGGATTGGCTTTTGCCGTAAATGAACATTTCGATAAAATTCTATTAGGATATTTGCTTCCAGAAAATTTAGCAAAATCTGAAGTTGGAGCTTATTCTGCTTGTTATAAATTAGGATTGTTTATGGTTCTTTTTGCAACAGCTTTTAGATTAGGAATTGAACCGTTCTTTTTTAGTCATGCAAAAAATGAAAACGCACCGCAGACTTATGCTGTTATTACCAAATATTTTGTGATTTTAGGATCGTTGATTTTATTAGGTGTAATTGTTTTTGCAGATGTTTTAAAATACCTATTATTAGACAACAAATCGTATTGGGAAGCAATGAAAGTTGTGCCATTAATTATTTTGGCAAATTTCTTTTTAGGAATTTACAACAACTTATCAGTTTGGTATAAACTTACTGATAAAACAAAAATTGGGGCTTACATTTCTATTGTTGGTGCAATTGTAACCTTGATTTTAAATTATCTTTTAATTCCGAAGTACAGCTATTATGGTTCTGCAATTGCAACCATTTCTGCTTACGGTAGCATGATGCTTATTTCTTATGTTTTAGGAAATAAGTATTATCCGATTCCTTATGACATGAACAAGATTGGTGCTTATTTAGGCGTTTCAATAGTATTTTCAATTATTTCGTTTTACGGATTTAGAGAAAAATATTATGTTGGAATTCCGCTTCTTTTAATTTTTATGTATATGGTTTACCATTTTGAAAAAGATACTATAAAAGGAATAATGAGGAGAAAATAA
- the dut gene encoding dUTP diphosphatase: MKIQIINKSQHDLPNYETIASAGMDLRANIIEPITLKPLERTIVKTGLFIELPIGYEAQVRPRSGLAAKKGVTVLNSPGTVDADYRGEIGVILVNLSNDDFVIENGERIAQLIIAKHERAEWIEVETLTETSRGEGGFGSTGVK; the protein is encoded by the coding sequence ATGAAAATTCAAATTATCAATAAATCACAGCACGATTTACCAAATTACGAGACAATTGCTTCTGCAGGAATGGATCTGCGTGCCAATATTATAGAACCAATTACGTTAAAGCCTTTAGAAAGAACAATTGTAAAAACAGGACTTTTTATTGAATTGCCAATTGGTTACGAAGCGCAAGTAAGACCAAGAAGTGGTCTGGCTGCTAAAAAAGGAGTAACAGTTTTGAATTCGCCAGGAACTGTTGATGCAGATTACAGAGGAGAAATTGGAGTAATTTTAGTAAATTTATCTAATGACGATTTTGTAATCGAAAATGGAGAACGAATTGCGCAGCTGATTATTGCAAAACACGAAAGAGCTGAATGGATTGAAGTTGAAACACTTACTGAAACATCAAGAGGTGAAGGAGGCTTTGGAAGCACTGGAGTAAAATAA
- a CDS encoding sugar phosphate nucleotidyltransferase, whose protein sequence is MKIIVPMAGRGSRLRPHTLTVPKPLIPVAGKSIVHRLVEDIAKILKEPIEEVAFILGDEAFFGDDVVASLEELAKGLGAKASIYRQDQPLGTGHAIMCAKDSLSGPAVIAYADTLIRADFELDPEADAVIWVKQVEQPEAFGVVKLNQNNEIIELVEKPKEFVSDLAVIGIYYFKEVGILRNELQNVLDNNIQNGGEYQINDGIKAMMANGKVFKTGSVDEWMDCGNKDVTVETNTRMLGFLHNDGEHLVDYGVTLENSTIIPPCYIGQNVVLKNTTIGPNVSLGNGCHVTDSTIKNSLIQTYSQIKNAALVNAMIGNHVSYDGKFTSISIGDYAVLE, encoded by the coding sequence ATGAAAATAATTGTGCCAATGGCAGGCCGCGGATCAAGATTGAGGCCTCATACATTAACCGTTCCTAAACCGTTAATTCCAGTTGCCGGAAAATCGATTGTACATCGTTTAGTTGAAGATATTGCCAAAATATTAAAAGAACCAATTGAAGAAGTTGCCTTTATTTTAGGAGACGAAGCGTTCTTTGGAGATGATGTTGTAGCAAGCTTAGAAGAATTGGCTAAAGGATTAGGAGCTAAAGCTTCAATCTATCGTCAAGATCAGCCTTTAGGAACTGGACACGCGATTATGTGTGCGAAAGATTCTCTTTCTGGACCTGCTGTAATTGCTTACGCAGATACTTTAATTAGAGCTGATTTTGAATTAGATCCAGAAGCAGATGCTGTAATCTGGGTAAAACAAGTAGAGCAGCCAGAAGCTTTTGGTGTGGTAAAACTGAACCAGAATAATGAAATTATAGAGTTGGTTGAAAAGCCAAAAGAGTTTGTTAGCGACTTAGCTGTTATCGGAATTTATTACTTTAAAGAAGTTGGAATTTTAAGAAACGAACTTCAAAATGTTTTAGATAATAATATTCAGAATGGCGGAGAATATCAGATTAATGATGGTATCAAAGCAATGATGGCAAACGGAAAAGTTTTCAAAACAGGAAGTGTTGATGAATGGATGGATTGCGGTAACAAAGATGTTACGGTTGAAACCAATACAAGAATGCTAGGTTTTCTTCATAATGATGGAGAGCATTTAGTAGATTATGGCGTGACGTTAGAAAATTCAACGATTATTCCTCCTTGCTATATTGGACAAAATGTAGTCTTGAAAAATACGACAATCGGACCAAATGTTTCTCTTGGAAATGGATGCCACGTTACAGACAGTACTATCAAAAATAGTTTGATTCAGACTTATTCTCAAATTAAAAATGCTGCTTTAGTTAATGCAATGATCGGAAACCATGTGAGTTATGATGGTAAATTTACAAGCATTAGCATTGGAGATTACGCTGTTTTAGAATAA